The DNA segment TTTTCCGCCAGCGGCTTTTCGCACAGCACATGCTTGCCGGCGGCGATCAGGGCCAGCGTCGTGGCATGATGGGCGTAGTCCGGCGTGACGTTGGTCGCCGCGTCGAATTCGCCCCAGTCGATCGCGTCTTCAAGCGAGGTGAAGACGCGGGCGATGCCGTGCGTGTCGGCAAAGGCGCGCGCCCGCGACGGGTCGACGTCGACTGCGGCGACAAGCTCGACGCCGTCGATCTTGGCAAAGGCTAGTGCATGGCTGTTGGCCATGCCGCCGGTTCCGAGAATAAGCAAACGCATGATGGACCTCATCGATATCCTGCTTCGCCGGCCTGGTGGAGCTTCGGCCCCCGCTCGACGATCGGCTCCAGCGCCTTCTCCACCGGCACGTTCGGCGCCTCGTGGATCGCCTTGTACGTGCCCTGTGGATTGTGCGCCCATTTTACCGCGTTGCGCAGCACCGTCTGCACCGTCGCATCGTGATAGGTCGGATAGGTTTCGTGGCCGGGACGGAAATAGAAGATGTTGCCGGCGCCGCGCCGCCAGGTCAGCCCCGAACGGAACACCTCGCCACCCGCGAACCAGGAGATGAACACCGTTTCCAGCGGCTCCGGCACGGAAAACTGCTCGCCATACATCTCCTCGTTTTCCAGCACGAAATTCTCGCCGAGACCGGCGGCGATCGGATGGCGCGGATTGACGACCCAGACGCGCTCGCGCTCGCCCGCCTCGCGCCATTTGAGCGCGCAGGGTGTACCCATCAGCCGCTTGAACACCTTGGAGAAATGACCGGAATGAAGCACGATCAGCCCCATGCCTTCCCACACCCGCTTGGCCACCCGCTCGACGACCCGGTCGTCGACGGCACCGTGATCCTTGTGGCCCCACCAGACGAGCACGTCGGTCGAAGCCAGTCGCTCTTCGCTCAAACCGTGCTCCGGCTCCTGCAAGGTCGCCGTCGTCGCGGCAACCGCCGGGTCTTCGTTCAGCGTTGCCGCGATCGTGTTGTGCATGCCATTCGGGTAAATCTCCCGAACCACCGCATTCGTCTGCTCGTGGATGTTCTCACCCCACACGATGGTGTTGATAGCCAAGGTCATTCTCCTCGTGGTTACTGCATCCGCTGCCGGATGCCCTTGTCTGGTGGTTAATTTGCGGCGAGGTTACGCCGCGCCGCGTAATTCCGTGCGGCCGATCGCGCGTCCTGCTGCATCAAAGCGATGAAGGTGGCCGGCGGCCGGGGAGATCTGCACGGTTTGCCCGGGCAGATGCCTGGAGATCCCGCTTTCGCGGACGATCACCGGCTCGCCTGCGTCGATATCGATATAAACATAGCTGTCGGAACCGAGCATCTCGGCGTGGACGATCGTTCCGTTCCATTGACCGGCGCCCTCGACGATCTCCAGGTGTTCCGCCCTGATGCCGATCGTTTGCGCCTTGTAGGGCTCCGCGAAGGCGCCGGCCAGAAAGTTCATTTTCGGCGAGCCGATGAAGCCGGCGACAAAGATCGAGTTCGGGTTTTCATAGAGTTCGAGGGGCGTGCCGATCTGTTCCACCAGCCCGTCCCTCAAGACGCAGATCCGGTCGGCGAGCGTCATCGCCTCCACCTGGTCGTGCGTCACATAGATCATCGTCGTGTTGTGCATGCTGCGATGAAGTTTTGCGATCTCGATGCGGGTCGCCACTCGCAGCGCCGCATCGAGATTGGAAAGCGGTTCGTCGAAGAGGAAGACCTTCGGGTCGCGCACGATCGCACGGCCGATCGCCACGCGCTGCCGCTGCCCGCCGGAGAGCTGGCGGGGCAGGCGCTTGAGATAGGGTGTGAGCTGCAGCATCTCGGCCGCCGCTTCGACCCTTTTCCTGCATTGTTCCTTATCCTTGCCGGCGAGCTGCATGCCGAAGGCCATATTGTCGTAGACTGTCATATGCGGATAAAGCGCATAAGACTGAAACACCATGGCGATACCGCGGCGGGACGGGGCGAGCTGATTGACGATTTGTCCGTCGAAGGCCAGCGTTCCGGAGGTGATTTCCTCCAGGCCCGCAATTAGCCGCAGCAGCGTGGATTTGCCGCAGCCGGACGGCCCGACGAAGACCATGAATTCCCCCGTCCGGATGTCCATGCTGACGCCCTTGATGACCTCGAAGGCGCCAAAGGACTTGCGAATGTCCCGCAATTGTAGCTCTGCCATTTCCTTCTCCTAAATCAAGGGGATGCGAGTCGTCTGCCCTAGCCTTTGACGCCGCCGGCCGTGAGGCCGGAAATGATCCGCCGCTGAAAGATCAGGACGAGGATGACGAGCGGCGCCGTGACGATCACGGACGCGGCCATGATGTTGCCCCAGGGTACTTCGAACTGGCTGCCGCCCGAGAGCAGCGCGATCGCAACCGGCACCGTGCGCTGCGTGTCCGAGGATGTGAATGTCAGCGCGAACAGGAACTCGTTCCAGGACGCGATGAATGCAAGCAGTCCTGTCGTCACCAGAGCTGGCCACATCAGCGGCATGAACACGCGGGTGATGATCACCCAGGGCGATGCACCGTCGACGATCGCCGCCTCCTCGATTTCGACCGGCAGATCGCGCATGAAGGTGGTGAGCACCCACACCGTGAACGGCAGCATGAAAATCATGTAGGAAAAAATCAGCGCCAGCGGCGTGTTAAAGACGCCGATCAAGCGCACGAGCTCGAACAGGCCGGCGAGCACGGCGATCTGCGGGAACATCGATACCGACAGGATGGCGAGGAGAAGCAGCCCGCGCCCCCGGAAGCGGACACGTGCGAGCGCGAAGGCCGCGGTGATCGCCAGTAGCAGCGACGCGGCGACGACCAGGGTCGCGACGAGCAGCGAATTGCCGAGATTCCTCAGGAAGCTGCCATGCGTCAGGATCTCCTGGTAATTGGCAAGCGAAGGCGCCGACGGCCAATGGTCGACGCGGAAGAGCGCCGTGCCGGATTTGAAGCTCGTCAGGATCGCGTAGTAGAACGGGAACACCGCGACGACGACAATGACGGCGACGAGGGCATAGAACGCGGTTCGTTTTGCGACTGTCATGAGCATCAGCGTTCCCCCTCCAGGTTGACGCGCCCGAACCACATGTAGAGCACGGTGATCGCCGCGATGATGAGGAACAGCATGGTCGAGGCGGCGGCGCCGTAGGCAAACTTGTCGAAATCGAAAAGGTTCTCGCGGGCGAGCACCGACATCGTCTTCGTTTGCGCGTTGTTCGGCGTCAGCACGTAGATCAGGTCGAAGATGCGCAGCGCATCCAGCATGCGGAAAATGACCGCGACCATCAGCGCAGGCCGTATCAGCGGCAGGGTGATGCGCCAGAAAACCTTGACCGGATGAACGCCGTCGATTTTCGTGGCCTCGTAGATATCGCCCGGCACCATCTGCAGGCCGGCGAGGATCAGGAGCGCCATGAACGGCGTCGTCTTCCAGACATCGACGATCAGCACCGCGATCATCGCGGTATCGGGGCTCGCGGTCCAGGCGATCTTCTGGCTGATCAGGCCGAGGCTGAGCAGGATGTCGTTGAGGATGCCGAACTGGTCGTTGAGCATCCATGCCCACATTTTCGCGGAGACGATGGTCGGGATCGCCCAGGGGATGAGGATCGCGGCGCGCACGAGGCCGCGCCCGGGAAACCGTGCATTGAGCACCAGCGCCACGATCAGGCCCAGCGCCGTTTCGATGCTGACCGAGATCACCGTGAACCTCAGCGTGTTCCACACCGCGTTCCACCAGGCGGCGTCGGCGAGCAGGCCCCTATAGATCGTGCGCCCGCTCTTAAGCGTCACCCAGGAGAGATAGTTCTGCAGGCCGACGAACTCGGCAGCCGAAAGATTGGTCAGCGAGGCGTTGGTGAAGCTGAAATAGATGGTGCGGACGAGCGGCCAGCCGGCGACCATGGCCAACACCAGCAAAGTCGGCGCCAGGAAAATCCAGGCCGAACGCAGACGCTGCGCCTGAAGGTCAGAGCCTATCCTTTTGCCCGCAATCGCAGACTGCGGCCCCGCGAGAGAAACTTCGGTCATGACACGAGCTCACTGGTTGGCGTCCAGCTCTGGGCGGAACGTTCGACCTGCTGCATGGTTC comes from the Sinorhizobium garamanticum genome and includes:
- a CDS encoding ThuA domain-containing protein, producing the protein MAINTIVWGENIHEQTNAVVREIYPNGMHNTIAATLNEDPAVAATTATLQEPEHGLSEERLASTDVLVWWGHKDHGAVDDRVVERVAKRVWEGMGLIVLHSGHFSKVFKRLMGTPCALKWREAGERERVWVVNPRHPIAAGLGENFVLENEEMYGEQFSVPEPLETVFISWFAGGEVFRSGLTWRRGAGNIFYFRPGHETYPTYHDATVQTVLRNAVKWAHNPQGTYKAIHEAPNVPVEKALEPIVERGPKLHQAGEAGYR
- a CDS encoding ABC transporter ATP-binding protein encodes the protein MAELQLRDIRKSFGAFEVIKGVSMDIRTGEFMVFVGPSGCGKSTLLRLIAGLEEITSGTLAFDGQIVNQLAPSRRGIAMVFQSYALYPHMTVYDNMAFGMQLAGKDKEQCRKRVEAAAEMLQLTPYLKRLPRQLSGGQRQRVAIGRAIVRDPKVFLFDEPLSNLDAALRVATRIEIAKLHRSMHNTTMIYVTHDQVEAMTLADRICVLRDGLVEQIGTPLELYENPNSIFVAGFIGSPKMNFLAGAFAEPYKAQTIGIRAEHLEIVEGAGQWNGTIVHAEMLGSDSYVYIDIDAGEPVIVRESGISRHLPGQTVQISPAAGHLHRFDAAGRAIGRTELRGAA
- a CDS encoding carbohydrate ABC transporter permease, with product MLMTVAKRTAFYALVAVIVVVAVFPFYYAILTSFKSGTALFRVDHWPSAPSLANYQEILTHGSFLRNLGNSLLVATLVVAASLLLAITAAFALARVRFRGRGLLLLAILSVSMFPQIAVLAGLFELVRLIGVFNTPLALIFSYMIFMLPFTVWVLTTFMRDLPVEIEEAAIVDGASPWVIITRVFMPLMWPALVTTGLLAFIASWNEFLFALTFTSSDTQRTVPVAIALLSGGSQFEVPWGNIMAASVIVTAPLVILVLIFQRRIISGLTAGGVKG
- a CDS encoding carbohydrate ABC transporter permease; protein product: MTEVSLAGPQSAIAGKRIGSDLQAQRLRSAWIFLAPTLLVLAMVAGWPLVRTIYFSFTNASLTNLSAAEFVGLQNYLSWVTLKSGRTIYRGLLADAAWWNAVWNTLRFTVISVSIETALGLIVALVLNARFPGRGLVRAAILIPWAIPTIVSAKMWAWMLNDQFGILNDILLSLGLISQKIAWTASPDTAMIAVLIVDVWKTTPFMALLILAGLQMVPGDIYEATKIDGVHPVKVFWRITLPLIRPALMVAVIFRMLDALRIFDLIYVLTPNNAQTKTMSVLARENLFDFDKFAYGAAASTMLFLIIAAITVLYMWFGRVNLEGER